CCTTCCCGCGGCGGCGAGCTCGGAGCAGATCGACATCGTCCGCTCCTGGTGGGAGACATCGAGCGCGGCGGTCGGCTCATCGAGGAAAACGATGTCGGCATCCTGGGCGAGGACTCTGGCGAGGGTCACCCTGGCCGCCTCGCCACCCGACAGGCTCGTGATGTCTCGATCCTCCATACTCGTCATCGATGTGCGCGCGAGCGCTTCATCGACGATGCGGTCGTTCTCCTCGTCACCCGTGTCCCAGCTCGCCCTGCCCATGGCGACGATGTCCCGCACGAGGTAGGCGAACGGGAAGTCGCTGCTCTGCGGCATGACGGCCCGGGCCCGCGCCAGTTCCCTCCGGGACAGGGACGGCAGTTCCCGCCCATTCAGCTCGACTGTTCCCTCAGCAGGCCTGAGATCGCCCGTGAGGACGCCGAGGAGCGTGGACTTGCCGGTCCCATTCGGCCCGAGCAGGCCCATGACCCTCCCCGGCTCAACGTCGAGGCTGACGTCGGAGAGGATCTGCTTCGTCCCGTACGAGAAGCTGATCCCGTCGGCGCGGACGCTCATGACCTTCTCCTGCCGCCGTGGAGGTTTCTGCGGAGCAGGACGAAGAAGACGGGGCCGCCGACCAGCGCGGTGAAGATCCCGATCGGCAGATCCTGGAAGTTGACGATCGTCCGGGCGACCAGGTCGGAGCCGGTGATGAGGACGGCGCCGCCGAGCAGCGACGCCGGGATGAGGTACCGATTGAGGGGGCCGAGGGCGAGGCGCATGATGTGGGGGACGATGAGTCCGACGAAGGCGATGACCCCGGCATAGGACACGGCGGCCGCGGTGAGCAGGGCCGCGAGGACGATGGCGGAGCCGCGCAGCATCTGGACGCTGATCCCGACATGCCCGGCGGCCTTCTCCCCCAGTGCGAGGATGTCGAGCCGGCGGGCGATGAGGAGAGCCCAGGTGAGGGCGACCACGACGACGATTCCGACGATTCCCACCTGATTCCATGACGCCGCGTTGAGCGACCCCATCTGCCAGAACACGATCTGATCGCGCGCCGTGCTCGGGGCGATGTACGTCGCGATCGACGTCATCGCCGTGCACACGGCGGTGACGGCGATGCCGGTGAGGACGAGGGTGAGCGGCTCCGTCTTTCCGTCGTGGAGCGAGAGCGCATAGACGACAACCGCCGCAGTCAGTCCGGTGGCGAAGGCGGCGGCCGGGACGGCGAAGCCACCGAGGGCGAATGGGAAGAAGACGATGGCGGTCGAGGCGCCGACCGCTGCGCCCGAGGAGACGCCGATGATGCCGGGCTCCGCAAGCGGGTTCGAGAACACCGCCTGCATGACCGCCCCGGCGACCGCGAGCGCCGCCCCGACGAGAACGCCGAGGGCAATGCGTGGCAGGCGGATGTTCCACAGGGTCGCCGTGTCGAGCGGGTCCTCGAGCGGTTCGGCGAGGCCGAAGCGCGCGAGGATCCCCTGCACGACGTCACCGGGTGCGATCGAGTACTGGCCGATTGCGCTCGACAGAACGATGAGCGCAAGCAGCGCCACCGTCACCGTGGCGAAGGTGATGACGCGGCGCCGCCGGCGCCGCTCGATCCCGGCGGGCACTGCAGGGACCAGCGGCTGCGCCGGGTTCTCGGCCCGGACTGTCACTCCGACACCCCATAGAGGGCTTCTGCCACGGCGAGGAGCACGTCGCCCGTCTGGGGCCCGAAGGAGAGCGACATGCCATCGGGGATGGCGATGATGCGCTGCTTCTGCCCAGCCGTCGTGTCCGAGACCCCCGGGCGGGCGAGAAGCCCCTCGACGCCGTCGGTCGACTCGAGTCCGTCGGTCATCGTGAAGATGACGTCGGGGTTGAGGAGCAGGAGCGACTCGGCGTTCGCCGGGACCGTCCCAATGATCCCGTTCTCGGACGCGATATCACGTGCTCCCACATTCTCGATGAGTGCCGACGTCCCGTTGTCGGAGCCGAAAATGAAGAAGACGCCAGCCGTTCCTCGCACGTAGAGGAACGCGACGGACAGCGGCTCCTCGGGAACCCAGGCGGAGATCTCATCGATGGCCGCCGTTATCTCGGCCTCCGTCCGCTCAACGAGGGCCGCGCCCGCCTCCGGGACGCCGAGAATCTCGGCGACCGCCTGGATGCGATCCGAATTCGACTCCATCGTGTGCTTGGGGTCGGTGAGCACGACCGGGATACCGGAGGCCGT
This is a stretch of genomic DNA from Flaviflexus salsibiostraticola. It encodes these proteins:
- a CDS encoding FecCD family ABC transporter permease; its protein translation is MTVRAENPAQPLVPAVPAGIERRRRRRVITFATVTVALLALIVLSSAIGQYSIAPGDVVQGILARFGLAEPLEDPLDTATLWNIRLPRIALGVLVGAALAVAGAVMQAVFSNPLAEPGIIGVSSGAAVGASTAIVFFPFALGGFAVPAAAFATGLTAAVVVYALSLHDGKTEPLTLVLTGIAVTAVCTAMTSIATYIAPSTARDQIVFWQMGSLNAASWNQVGIVGIVVVVALTWALLIARRLDILALGEKAAGHVGISVQMLRGSAIVLAALLTAAAVSYAGVIAFVGLIVPHIMRLALGPLNRYLIPASLLGGAVLITGSDLVARTIVNFQDLPIGIFTALVGGPVFFVLLRRNLHGGRRRS
- a CDS encoding heme ABC transporter ATP-binding protein, whose translation is MSVRADGISFSYGTKQILSDVSLDVEPGRVMGLLGPNGTGKSTLLGVLTGDLRPAEGTVELNGRELPSLSRRELARARAVMPQSSDFPFAYLVRDIVAMGRASWDTGDEENDRIVDEALARTSMTSMEDRDITSLSGGEAARVTLARVLAQDADIVFLDEPTAALDVSHQERTMSICSELAAAGRTVVAVMHDIQLAAAHCDVIALMHRGRIDRVGPPHEVLTSESLSEIYEWPIRVLTLDDGELAVVPSRRHSTR
- a CDS encoding heme/hemin ABC transporter substrate-binding protein, with protein sequence MKKRAAAAVIAALMLGGCGSGVAAESPTPTAETTSVGTPAATTAEDPSTGDAPTLPDPRTLTGVSEVSELADPEPIDGDFPQTLPVTVTDHEDNQVTITDTSRILALDLSGSLSRTVIALGHGDAIVGRSISSTEEQLADVPVVTSEGHSLNAEAILSLRPTLVIADRTIGPPEVLDQLTASGIPVVLTDPKHTMESNSDRIQAVAEILGVPEAGAALVERTEAEITAAIDEISAWVPEEPLSVAFLYVRGTAGVFFIFGSDNGTSALIENVGARDIASENGIIGTVPANAESLLLLNPDVIFTMTDGLESTDGVEGLLARPGVSDTTAGQKQRIIAIPDGMSLSFGPQTGDVLLAVAEALYGVSE